The DNA sequence GATCGATGATGGCACGGGTAAGGAAATTATCTCTCGCTTCGAGTCGGACATTGCATCGAGTGGTGTGTTCTGGACCGACTCGAATGGACGCGAAATGCTTCGCCGGGTGCGAAACAAGCGAGAAACTTGGGATCTTGACCTACAGGAGTCTATCGCTGGCAACTACTATCCAGTAACAACAAAGATCACCATTGAAGATGACAGCAGTCGCTTGTCGCTATTAATTGATCGTGCCCAAGGAGGATCTAGTTTGAGCGATGGCCATTTAGAACTCATGGTACACCGAAGGTTGCTGCGAGATGATCGTTTCGGTGTTGGAGAAGCGCTAAACGAAACTCAATTCGGCGGTGGTTTAATAGCGAGAGGCAAACATTGGCTCATCTTTGGACCCTCATCTAAAGTCGGTGCACAAGGTCAAACGCAAGCAGCGAAGGAAAGGGTTCTTCAACGCCGCGTCCATCTAGCGCCATGGGTATTTAATGCTAAATCGAACGGAGTTTCTTTCGAGGATTTCTCCGGCCAAACTAGAAGAAATTTCGCCTCCGTCAAGGATGTATTGCCACTAAGTGTGCACCTGTTAACACTGGAACCATGGACGGATGATGAAGTTTTAGTTCGATTTGAGCATATTTTTGAGACAAACGAAGACCCATCGTACTCACAGCCTGTTGAATTTGATATTCAAGATTGGTTTGAACATTATCAGATTACCGACATCAAAGAGACCACTCTGGCAGGAAATCAGTTGAAATCAGCTTCCCAGCGCCTAGTTTATGGACCAAAGAAATCCGTAGCAAAAGATCCGTTCAAAACAGTGAGGGAAAATCCCTACGTTATCCAGTTAAGCCCAATGCAAATA is a window from the Anopheles bellator unplaced genomic scaffold, idAnoBellAS_SP24_06.2 scaffold01828_ctg1, whole genome shotgun sequence genome containing:
- the LOC131214672 gene encoding lysosomal alpha-mannosidase-like, which translates into the protein VELQVVRTDLVQEVHQIFNEWISQVIRVYAGQEHVELEWLVGPIPIDDGTGKEIISRFESDIASSGVFWTDSNGREMLRRVRNKRETWDLDLQESIAGNYYPVTTKITIEDDSSRLSLLIDRAQGGSSLSDGHLELMVHRRLLRDDRFGVGEALNETQFGGGLIARGKHWLIFGPSSKVGAQGQTQAAKERVLQRRVHLAPWVFNAKSNGVSFEDFSGQTRRNFASVKDVLPLSVHLLTLEPWTDDEVLVRFEHIFETNEDPSYSQPVEFDIQDWFEHYQITDIKETTLAGNQLKSASQRLVYGPKKSVAKDPFKT